In one window of Sardina pilchardus chromosome 23, fSarPil1.1, whole genome shotgun sequence DNA:
- the tuba8l2 gene encoding tubulin, alpha 8 like 2, translating to MRECISVHVGQAGVQMGNTCWELYCLEHGIQPDGQMPSHKPVGGHDDSFTTFFSDTGAGKYVPRAIFVDLEPTVIDEVRTGSYRQLFHPEQLISGKEDAANNYARGHYTIGKEIIDSVLDRIRKLADQCTGLQGFLVFHSFGGGTGSGFTSLLMERLSVDFGKKSKLEFAIYPAPQVSTAVVEPYNSILTTHTTLEHSDCAFMVDNEAIYDICRRNLDIERPSYTNLNRLISQIVSSITASLRFDGALNVDLTEFQTNLVPYPRIHFPLATYAPVISAEKAYHEQLSVAEITNSCFEPANQMVKCDPRHGKYMACCLLYRGDVVPKDVNVAIAAIKTKRSIQFVDWCPTGFKVGINYQPPTVVPGGDLAKVQRAVCMLSNTTAIAEAWARLDHKFDLMYAKRAFVHWYVGEGMEEGEFSEAREDMAALEKDYEEVGVDSFEEDEEGEEY from the exons CGTGAGTGTATCTCAGTTCATGTGGGCCAGGCGGGCGTTCAGATGGGCAACACCTGCTGGGAGCTCTACTGTCTGGAGCATGGCATCCAGCCTGATGGCCAGATGCCCAGCCACAAGCCCGTTGGCGGGCATGACGACTCCTTCACCACCTTCTTCAGTGATACCGGTGCTGGGAAGTATGTGCCACGTGCCATCTTTGTCGACCTGGAGCCAACAGTGATTG ATGAAGTTCGTACAGGCAGCTACCGTCAGTTGTTCCACCCTGAACAGCTCATCTCTGGGAAGGAGGACGCAGCAAATAACTACGCCCGTGGGCACTACACCATCGGCAAAGAGATTATCGACTCAGTACTAGACCGCATCCGTAAACTg GCTGACCAGTGCACAGGACTCCAAGGTTTCTTGGTATTCCACAGCTTTGGTGGGGGCACCGGCTCTGGCTTCACCTCCCTGCTAATGGAGCGCCTCTCTGTTGACTTTGGCAAGAAGTCCAAGCTTGAGTTTGCCATTTACCCAGCACCCCAGGTTTCCACTGCTGTTGTGGAGCCTTACAACTCCATCTTGACCACCCACACAACCCTGGAGCACTCCGACTGTGCCTTCATGGTAGACAACGAGGCCATCTACGACATCTGCCGTCGCAACTTGGACATTGAGCGTCCCTCTTACACCAACTTGAACAGGCTGATCAGCCAGATTGTCTCCTCCATCACGGCGTCCCTGCGTTTCGACGGTGCTCTGAACGTTGACCTGACAGAGTTCCAGACCAACCTGGTGCCCTACCCCCGCATCCACTTCCCCCTGGCCACCTACGCCCCCGTCATCTCTGCCGAGAAGGCCTACCACGAGCAGCTGTCTGTGGCTGAGATCACCAACTCCTGCTTTGAGCCCGCCAACCAGATGGTGAAGTGCGACCCGCGTCACGGCAAGTACATGGCCTGCTGCCTGCTCTACCGTGGAGACGTCGTCCCCAAGGACGTCAACGTAGCCATCGCTGCCATCAAGACCAAGAGGAGCATCCAGTTTGTGGACTGGTGCCCCACAGGCTTCAAGGTGGGCATCAACTACCAACCTCCAACAGTGGTGCCCGGTGGAGACCTGGCCAAAGTGCAGAGGGCTGTATGCATGCTCAGTAACACCACAGCCATTGCTGAGGCCTGGGCCCGCCTGGACCACAAGTTCGACCTGATGTACGCCAAGAGGGCCTTTGTGCACTGGTATGTGGGAGAGGGCATGGAGGAGGGCGAGTTCTCTGAGGCCAGAGAAGACATGGCCGCCCTGGAGAAGGATTACGAAGAAGTGGGCGTTGACTCCTtcgaggaggatgaggagggagaagaaTATTAG